The Manis javanica isolate MJ-LG chromosome 4, MJ_LKY, whole genome shotgun sequence genome contains a region encoding:
- the LOC140849258 gene encoding LOW QUALITY PROTEIN: transcription intermediary factor 1-alpha-like (The sequence of the model RefSeq protein was modified relative to this genomic sequence to represent the inferred CDS: inserted 9 bases in 6 codons; substituted 3 bases at 3 genomic stop codons) yields MEVAVEKAATAAXPTAPSGENEAESRQGPDSERGGEAARLNLLDPCAVCHQNIQSRAPKLLPCLHSFCQRCLPAPRRYLLLPAPMLGSAETPPPVPATGSLVSGSSPFATQVGVIRCPVCSQDCAERHIIDNFFVKDTTEVPSSTVEKSNQVCTSCEDNAETNGFCVECVEWLCKTCIRAHQRVKFTKDHTVRQKEEVSPEAVGMTSQRPVFCPFHKEQLKLYCETCDKLTCGDCQLLEHKEHRYQFIEEAFQNQKVIXTLITKLMEKKKYIKFTGNQMQNRIIEVNQNXKQVKQDIKVAIFTLMVEINKKGKALLHQLESLAKDHRMKLMQQQQEVAGLSKQLEHVMHFSKXAVSSGSSTALLYSKRLITYRLRHLLXARCDASPVTNNTIQFHCDPSFWAQNIINLGSLVIEDKESQLQMPKQNPVVEQNSQPPGGLSSKQLSKFPTQISLAQLRLQHMQQQQTPPHLINFQNHSPKPNGPVLPPHPQQLRYPPNQNVPRQAIKPNPLQMAFLAQQAIKQWQISSGQAAPSTASSISSTPSSPTITSAVGHDGKGFGSPMIDLSSPVGGSYNLPSLPDIDCSSTIMLDNIVKKDPSIDHGQPRPPSNRTVQSPNSSVPSPGLAGPVTMTSVHPPIRSPSASSVGSRGSSGSSSKPTGADSTHKVPVVMLEPIQIKQENSGPPENYDFPVVVVKQESDEESRPQNTNYPRSILTSLLLNSSQSSASEESVLRSDAPDSTGDQPGRHQENSSYAKSEWLDASQKSPLHVGETKKEDDPNEDCCAVCQNGGELLCCDKCPKVFHLSCHAPXPSGEXICTFCRDLSKPEVEYDCDAPSHNSEKKKPEVLVKLTPIDIRKCERLLLFLYCHEMSLAFQDPVPLTXPDYYKIIKNPMDLSTIKKRLQEDFSMYTNPEDFVADFRLIFQNCAEFNEPDSEVANAGIKLENYFEELLKNLXPEKRFPKLEFRNESEDNKFSDDTDDDFVQPRKKRLKSIEERQLLK; encoded by the exons ATGGAGGTGGCTGTGGAGAAGGCGGCGACGGCGGC CCCGACAGCGCCGAGCGGGGAGAACGAGGCCGAGAGTCGGCAGGGCCCGGACTCGGAGCGCGGAGGCGAGGCGGCCCGGCTCAACCTGTTGGACCCTTGCGCCGTGTGCCACCAGAACATCCAGAGCCGAGCGCCCAAGCTGCTGCCCTGTCTGCACTCCTTCTGCCAGCGTTGCCTGCCCGCGCCCCGGCGCTACCTCCTGCTGCCGGCGCCCATGCTGGGCTCGGCCGAGACCCCGCCGCCCGTCCCCGCCACCGGCTCGCTGGTCAGCGGCTCCTCGCCGTTCGCCACCCAAGTTGGAGTCATTCGATGTCCAGTTTGCAGCCAAGACTGTGCAGAGAGACACATCATAGATAATTTTTTTGTGAAAGACACTACTGAGGTTCCCAGCAGTACAGTTGAAAAGTCTAATCAGGTGTGTACAAGCTGTGAGGACAATGCAGAAACTAATGGGTTTTGTGTCGAGTGTGTTGAATGGCTCTGCAAGACATGCATCCGAGCTCACCAAAGGGTGAAGTTCACAAAAGATCACACCgtgagacagaaagaggaagtaTCTCCAGAGGCAGTTGGTATGACTAGTCAGCGACCAGTGTTCTGTCCTTTTCATAAGGAGCAGCTGAAGCTTTACTGTGAAACATGTGACAAACTGACATGTGGAGACTGCCAGTTATTAGAACATAAAGAGCATAGATACCAATTTATAGAAGAAGCTTTTCAGAATCAGAAAGTGA ATACCCTAATCACAAaactgatggaaaaaaaaaaatacataaaattcacaGGAAATCAGATGCAAAACAGGATAATTGAAGTAAATCAAA CAAAGCAGGTGAAACAGGATATTAAAGTTGCTATATTTACATTgatggtagaaataaataaaaaaggaaaagctctGTTGCATCAGCTTGAGAGCCTTGCAAAGGACCATCGCATGAAACTCATGCAACAGCAACAGGAAGTGGCTGGGCTCTCTAAACAGCTGGAACATGTAATGCATTTTTCCAAATAGGCCGTTTCCAGCGGCAGTAGTACAGCATTACTGTACAGCAAGCGACTGATTACATACCGACTACGGCACCTCCTTTGAGCAAGGTGTGATGCTTCCCCAGTGACCAACAATACCATCCAGTTTCACTGTGATCCTAGTTTCTGGGCTCAAAATATTATCAATTTAGGTTCTTTAGTAATCGAAGATAAAGAGAGTCAGCTACAAATGCCTAAGCAGAACCCTGTCGTGGAACAGAATTCACAGCCACCAGGTGGTTTATCTTCAAAGCAGTTATCCAAGTTTCCAACACAGATCAGCCTAGCTCAGTTACGACTCCAGCATATGCAGCAACAG CAAACCCCTCCACATctgataaattttcaaaatcacaGCCCCAAACCTAATGGACCAGttcttcctcctcatcctcaACAGCTGAGATATCCACCAAACCAGAATGTGCCACGACAAGCAATAAAGCCCAACCCTCTGCAGATGGCTTTCTTGGCTCAACAAGCCATAAAACAGTGGCAGATCAGCAGTGGGCAGGCTGCCCCGTCAACTGCCAGCAGCATATCCTCTACTCCTTCCAGTCCCACTATTACTAGTGCAGTAGGACACGATGGCAAAGGTTTTGGTTCACCTATGATTGATTtgagctcaccagtgggaggttCTTACaatcttccttctcttccagaTATTGACTGTTCAAGTACTATTATGCTGGACAATATTGTGAAGAAAGATCCTAGTATAGATCATGGCCAGCCAAGACCACCCTCAAACAGAACCGTCCAGTCACCAAATTCATCAGTACCATCTCCAGGCCTTGCAGGACCTGTTACTATGACTAGTGTACACCCACCAATACGTTCACCTAGTGCCTCCAGTGTGGGGAGCAGAGGAAGCTCTGGCTCTTCCAGCAAACCAACGGGAGCCGATTCTACACACAAAGTCCCAGTGGTCATGTTGGAGCCAatccaaataaaacaagaaaacagtggACCACCTGAAAATTATGATTTTCCTGTTGTTGTAGTGAAACAAGAATCAGATGAAGAATCTAGGCCTCAAAATACCAATTATCCAAGAAGCATACTTACCTCCCTGCTATTAAATAGCAGTCAGAGCTCTGCTTCTGAGGAGTCTGTGCTAAGATCAGATGCTCCTGATAGCACAGGAGATCAACCTGGACGTCACCAGGAAAATTCCTCATATGCAAAGTCTGAGTGGCTGGATGCCTCCCAGAAGTCACCGCTTCATGttggagagacaaagaaagaagacgaCCCCAATGAGGACTGTTGTGCAGTTTGTCAGAATGGAGGGGAGCTCCTGTGCTGTGATAAGTGTCCCAAAGTATTCCATCTTTCTTGTCATGCACC ACCAAGTGGAGAATGAATCTGCACTTTCTGCCGAGACTTATCTAAACCAGAAGTTGAATATGATTGTGATGCTCCCAGTCacaactcagaaaaaaagaaaccagaagtCCTTGTTAAATTAACACCAATAGATATAAGGAAGTGTGAGCgcctacttttatttctttactgccATGAAATGAGCCTGGCTTTTCAAGATCCAGTTCCTCTAAC GCCtgattattacaaaataattaaaaatccaaTGGACTTGTCAACCATCAAGAAAAGACTACAAGAAGATTTTTCTATGTACACAAACCCTGAAGATTTTGTAGCTGACTTTAGATTGATCTTTCAAAATTGTGCTGAATTCAATGAGCCTGATTCAGAAGTAGCCAACGCTGGCATAAAACTTGAAAACTATTTTGAAGAACTCCTCAAGAACC TACCAGAAAAAAGGTTTCCTAAActagaattcaggaatgaatcaGAAGATAATAAATTTAGTGATGATACAGATGATGACTTTGTACAGCCCCGGAAGAAACGCCTCAAAAGCATAGAGGAACGCCAGTTGCTTAAATAA